The genomic interval TGACGATTTATTGCCTTGCACAAAGTGCAGTGGCAGCCTGGCGCAAGCCAGCGCCGCCGTCTGGGCGGAGAGAAGGGCATGAACGCTCTGCCCAGCCAGGACTGATCGGCAAACGCTGCCACCTCACTGACCGTAGCAGGACAAACAACTGGCCAAttaaagagagggaaaaaaaagaagccgTTAAAATTAGTGTTTTcacaacactgcacacctgCTCCCTCATGTCAGCTAGCTCCGCCTTTGTGGAGCACGTAGTTTTTAGTGAGACTTGTGATCgctaaaccaaaacaaaaaacagctgtGCACCAGCAGTGGTCAACACAGTGTACCTGGCATCACATTGGCAGGACTCCAAAACCCATGTAGTGACCGCGAGCGCATGCGTCCTTCCGGACTCATGCCTCCGTAAAACAAAGTGTGTTGTAGATGGACTGCTGAGTGCAAATGTACAGGCGGCAGGGCGCGGACCGACGCCAAAGAGCCTGCCCACCCCTGTGACATGCAGGCTGCTGCAAAGGCTCatgggaggagaaaaaaaaaaaagccctgcgCCAGACTGGACTTGGTGTCAGTGGTGTCAAATTTAAGGACCAAGACGGAAGCATTCCATAGGTGACGGACAGTGACGTCAGTCATGGTGTCAATTTCTGCGCCCCCCAGACAGGGACTTTTGCACCTTGCAAACCcagttgggggggagggggggatgcatgaagagagaaatatttacaaaataaaatgtttcagtatCCAGCCATATCCATACtggggaggggaaaaagaaaatgatgggTTTACTGGGTTGACTGGGCACATTTCCTGAGCACAAAGTCCATACTAAACAAGGTCCTTGGGAGgaagaaaataataacaataataataataataaaacaacaacaacgttaAATCAAGGGTATAAAACTAAACTATACACTAACTTCCCTGTTAACATGATAGTagtttattcaaataaaaacatctgaGATGCAGCTTTTGCAAACCAGTAGATGGCCCTGTAATATCTGGGGAGGTTACCCACGACTCAGTTTTGATCTGTGATAATACTGTTCTTTTTCTCACAAGGGATATTCTTTCAGTGCAAGATCCTTTCTCTGTTCCtatgtattaaaacaaaaacaaaaaaacaaactcaaaacattaatgtcaaaagaaaaaaaaaagctcaccCTGCCATTCTGAATACAgagaataaaaaccaaacactaACAGTCATGAATAAGTGTTCTTACACTGTGGTTTGGAAACAGTTCCCGATTGTAGAGAACTCAAAAGTACTGTAAAAAGAACTGCGCAAGATAGTTACTGTACCTCAAATCAAACACTACTTCTGCCCACCCCATTCCATAAAATCCAAAATAACacacccatttaaaaaaaatacaataatccCCTATCAAAGCCTTTGTCCTGTTTAAAACTCATCTCCTAAAAACGTTAAATACTGATTAGCAGGCTACAGCTAAACAACTTAAAAGGACGCTCAGGGATGCTCAGGGAGTTGAAAGACAGTAACATCAGGACGTATTGCATTTGTCCTTCTGGAGTCCCCTCACCAGTCATCAGGGTCTGCATGCTCAGTGGTGCCCGAGGAGAGAACAACTTCCTTAGGTCGTGGGACCTCGGCACGGCTCCTCGACCGTGCAAGAAATCCTTCAGCgcaggggagaaaaaaaagaacgaacgaacgaacgacAGGTGTATAAAACGCCACAACAGCTCAGCTCGGGTCTGGGATGCAGCATTGCTTGCTATGCAGCTGTAAGACGCCTTCAGCCGCACTGCAAGAGTAAACACTcaggttgggggggtgggggggtgggggtgggtggagggcgGTGGTGTGGTCGGCTGGTAAGGAGAATCAGGTTCAAGTCGGTAGCGCCGGCTTGTCCGTTCACCAGGGCGGCGAGGAAGGCAGGACCTGGGAGAGGAACGGCATGGTCTCCATGGGCCTCATGGCGATGTTGAGCGGCCCGGCGATGTTCATGGGCATGGGTGTAGTGATGGCCACCGGGTGGGCGATGTTCATGGGCGCCGTGGCAGGGATGTTGACCGAGGCGATGTTCACGGGGCCCGTGATTGTGACCGGGTGCTGCAGGCTGACTGGCGACGTGATATTCACCGTGTTGGTCGTGATGTTCATCTGCGCGGCAATGGTGACGGGGTTGCTGGCGTTGCCGCGGTTCATCGCTGTGGTGATGGGGGCGGAGGCGGTGACGGGCGTGGCGGAAGCGGAGTTGCAGACTTCGTTGCTGTCTgagaaacagcagagacagaggggaagagTCAGAGATTTTTGTGGAAGCTCCTCCCCTTCCCACCTGTTCCCCCTTTGTGCACAAAAACTACTACTAAAGTATTTACGagtactgcaaaaaaaaataaatcaatcattttGAGTACAACAGTAACATGGTCCATCGCTCAAAAACCTCCTTGGTTCTGAGCTTTCCCTGATGACAGGTGAATATTCTCCCAACAAcctttcaactttttttttaaaaaactgcaaGTAAATAGAACACTGAGGacagtgtttaaaaaacaaacaaacaaacaaacaaaaacaacatgacAGTGGTGTGACAGTACGTGTTGGTGCGACCCCCCCCCTTCGGAGTCGGGGTTGCACATGGATCTACGTGTTTACCTTTTCGCAGCCCTGGCGAGTTCCACTGCCAGTCCCCTATTCagaaatacagacacagagtgtTATGAGGGCCGGCCGGCCGGCCGGCCGGCCAGCCAGGCCCGTGGCTGGGGGGCTTTTGTTAGTCTCCCAACAGCTGCCGGGAGACGGCGTGGTACAAGATATGTCCCTCCACCACCCCGCGGCCGGGAGCAGGGGGGCTTATTGCTGCTCCAGGTCTCGGCAAAGCAGCGGGTCCCTAGCCGGGATCGACACCAGGCGGCCGTTTAACGCAGACCGGAAGGAGCTCGGAGAGCGCTGAACCACGAATAACGCAACATAAAAGTAGCGCGCGGGGATTACTGCATCTGTGGGTATGAGTGGACTCTGACTCTGCATCAGTCGATACGAATACACAATCAAGGCACAAGAAGATTtgaataaaagaaagagaaagaataaatGGATGGGAGGGGGGTGCATGTTATCGGTAGACAATTACAGGCATCAAGAGACTGTCCGTGGACCAACCTGTGCAGAGAAGCAAGGCAGGTTAgacaattttttaatttatttattttttaaattaagagtGACATGTTTTAGGTGTTTTTCCGTATAGCGGGAAACAGGATGGCTGTATGGGAGGATGGACGAAGAGGTGATTAATGACGGAATAATGCCAACAATGGAAAAATGCAGAGTAACATTGAAATGGAGTGTCTCCATGCACACAGCAGGCAGGAGTCACGGTGCCCAGTACCCCTGaaggtttttaaaatgactctACTGGGCCGTGGGGACGGCTTGGGTCCCTGACTCTACTGGCAAAGCTGTCTATTCGAACAACTGACCAACGTGTCCGATACAGTTACTGGTTACAAGTGGCCGTGGCACAGATGTCCTAATTCTCTGGTGATTCGAGCTTTCTGAAAAATCCAAGAGTTCAGCTGACTGGTGCCTCTCACCACCCTCAGACAACCTGGTTAGAGAATGACAGGGGAAGAGGGACTCTAAAGTGAACCTCGGAGTGCTTTAACGGGGCTCTGATCGAAGGCCGCAGTGAAAGAAACAGGCCCGAGGACACAATGCTCTCTGATCCGTCAGCAGAGACGCTGCCTGCCGACACAATTTGCAGTCAGAGAGTATGGGTTTAGAGCCCCACCGCGCATTCTTGGGAACGGCGAGGGAACTTAAAGAGTACAGATGGAGCCAATCGGCCCAGCACGTTCAATACAAGAGCCCaggaccccccccacacacacacacacctgagaaaAGGGGACATGGAACTAACCTACATCGGCATGAGGTGAATATTAGTTTAAGCGTGTCCCGCTACTAAATTAGAACTACATGAGAGGTCCTGAATGAGGCTAAGTGTGGTAGACGTGGTCGTGAAGGGCTATCCGCAGGCCTCCGGACGGGGTCGGACAGGCGGGCGGCCGTACCTTTGCTGCAGGAGTTGCTGAAGTTGGCCTGGCCGTGCGTCTTCAGGTGGCTGGTGATGTAGGCCGCGCTCAACATCTTGCCGCAGATGTTGCAGGTCACCTTGCCCTCGTGCCGGATCATGTGCGAGCGCAGGCGGTCTTTGGTGGCGAAGGCGGACGTGCAGGCCTGCCGAAGGGTGGAGGAAGAGTCAAGAGCGCCGCACCCCGCCCGGTCACCGCCGCAGACTCAACAAGGCCCCTTTCCACGTTTAGTACGCCCCTAGACTGATCTCAGTACAGCCGTGGGTCTTGAACAAGGTGCCCTCTTTGGTTTGCATCCTCAGTGGCAAATACACGCTTATGGAACATGTCACTTCATCTCCGTGAGGTTACGGAAAGAGAATTCATGACTGAAAACTACAGCAAACGCTACACGGGCacagcagttgtgtgtgtggggcgcaGTTGGCGAGGGGGGCGTACCGTCACTTGGCACTTGAACGGTCTCTCTGAGGAGTGCACGTGTTTGACGTGGCAACTGAGGTGATCAGgcctgaggaaaggaaacaaaaacgGAAAAACCAAACAATTAGGAGAAGGCTCAGGGCGAGTGTCGGACGTTTATCTTGTAGGAAGACGGAGGTAGTGAGGAATAACGTTTCTGCCGATGGCCCCAAAGTGCTGGAATGAAAGTTTTTGAATTTAGGCATTTGGTTGGttatttcagaaatgttgcGTCACTCCACAAAACAAGTGCACTACATTCGCTCTCTCGAGGCAGCTCTCCGCCGAGGGGGTCGCAGTAGGGGTGGCTTCACGCTGGCCACGCCCGGACAGGAGTCAAGATGGAGCTCCTCAATCGTGCGCCCAACCACAACAGCCATCCCACGCCCTATTCCGACCCCCAGTCGTCTAACGAACTATCCGGGCCTCTTGGCAAACAGCTCAGAGCCAGACCCCGTTCCGCCGCTCCCGGATGCCGTGCTGGATTCTCAGTGAGTTGGCGGGCTAAAAACAGCTCCTTTCTGTTCGACTCGCATTGCTCACCCTGAGATTAATCCCCAGATTATTAGTCACTCGGAGCCGTGAGCTGGAACAGGATGCAGACAGAGTGTTTCTGACGCATGTGGCCTTGCGCCTCTGCTGAGGAAGTGGTCTTGCTTTTAAAGAAGTCATCATAGCTGGTGCTAACACACAGCCTATGAGGTTTGCAGCCAGAGTGAGAGCGGAGCCCAATACTCCTGTCCAATGGCTCCTTATATCCCATCCCCTACCCGCCCcctgggaggggaggggcaatGAAGCCCAGCTGAACATATCCACAGTGCAACACGCGAATCAAAGCAGTTGGCTTCAgtcaacaccccccccaactaacagacacagacacatattgGGGAGGGCAGGGCCCACCCCAGGAGGCGGGGCCAGCAGGCTACTGCGTGCTGGTGAGCACAAAAGCAGCCGGTCACAACTATTCACTTCAGCTATAAATCAGGCTGCGGCAACCGAGGGGGCGAGACAATGCCAACGTCACACGGAGGAGCAGATGGCGGAGCGCACCACGGCTGCTAGGCACTCAACACCAGCtactaaaaaaaacccacaaaaaccATCCACAACCCCACAAAAAGACTGACATACTGACATAACTTAATAACATTACTGATAAGAGTGCTCCGCTCACGTGCACTTCTCCATCTGAAAAAAAATCCCCAGTCACATCTGTGAGCGCACACAGCTGGACTGGATTACCAGACCTCTCCGACGCACAGGAAATGCCTTTATGTTACGCGAACCCTACAGCGGCGACACGAACACTGCAACGGCCTGTCGTGCGGAAACGACGGAGGGTTGCGCGGGACGGGCCGCGGAGCTAACGCGCGTCCTACCGCAACTCCACCGCGAGAGGCCATACCTCGAGAAGCCCTTCCCACAGACGGAGCAGACGTACGGCTTGTGGACGCCGCCGTCGTGCGAGCGCACGTGGTACGTCATGCGGTCCTTCCGCTTGAAGCGCTGCTGGCAGATGGGGCACTCGAACGGCTTCTCGTCCGAGTGCGACAGCTTGTGCCGGTTGAGGTGGTAGACGTCACGGAAGGCTTTGCCGCACATCTCGCAGCCGTGGTTCTTCTTCACGGGCTTGGCCGGCTTCTTGGgtgccccctggtggccggCGCCGGGTGCTGCCCCGGGCACAGCCGCGCTGGTGGTCGTGGTGAGGATGCCGGCGACGGTGGACACATACGAAGGGTTGCCGCTGTTCTCGCGCGCCATGGTGGAGATGAGTGGCACCATGGTGGGCGCTGCCGGCGTCGCCTTCTTCGGCCGTGACACCATCTTGACGCCCGTGTGGCATGACTCGTGGCGCCGCAGGTGGTAGCTGTCCCGGAAGGCTTTGCTGCAGTAGCCGCAGATGAACGGTGTCTTGGTCTTGTGCTCCTTCTTCACCATGGGCATGGGCCCGCCACCTCCaacgcccccaccccccgtcCCGCTGGCCACGTTGTCCTTGAGCAGGTCGGCTGCGCTCACCGGGGGCTTCTGGTCCAGTGGGATGGGCACGACGGGCTTCTGGTCCTGCGTCTCAGCCCCAGAGGTGAGCAGAGGCAGGAGGCTGTTGGGGCCCAcctggtgctggtggtggaggGCTTCATTGGcctgctgagagagagggagcgcgagagagcATGCCGCGGGGATCAGAATGGCACTGAAGAAACATTAAATTCATTTCCCTTAGTTGCAGAACTTCTAGAATTCTGTAGGTCCACGTGGGAGTTACAGGTAAAGTAATAACGTAATAACAGGTAAAGTAATAACTCTCAAGTCTGAGCCGTGATTAAGTAGAATTTCCACTGAATTTACCACTGGTGTTGAAACTTAATACAATACTAGCCTTAATCTACATATGGGAAAAtgagaatttaaaaaacacacacaccccccttcTAAAAAGgcaagcaaaacatttaaaagacaagGGAAGCTGCATAAAGATGCATGATGGAGCCAATAATTCTAGCAATAAAAGTCTAATAAT from Electrophorus electricus isolate fEleEle1 chromosome 17, fEleEle1.pri, whole genome shotgun sequence carries:
- the vezf1a gene encoding vascular endothelial zinc finger 1 isoform X1, encoding MEPSWSSFLFQQANEALHHQHQVGPNSLLPLLTSGAETQDQKPVVPIPLDQKPPVSAADLLKDNVASGTGGGGVGGGGPMPMVKKEHKTKTPFICGYCSKAFRDSYHLRRHESCHTGVKMVSRPKKATPAAPTMVPLISTMARENSGNPSYVSTVAGILTTTTSAAVPGAAPGAGHQGAPKKPAKPVKKNHGCEMCGKAFRDVYHLNRHKLSHSDEKPFECPICQQRFKRKDRMTYHVRSHDGGVHKPYVCSVCGKGFSRPDHLSCHVKHVHSSERPFKCQVTACTSAFATKDRLRSHMIRHEGKVTCNICGKMLSAAYITSHLKTHGQANFSNSCSKGDWQWNSPGLRKDSNEVCNSASATPVTASAPITTAMNRGNASNPVTIAAQMNITTNTVNITSPVSLQHPVTITGPVNIASVNIPATAPMNIAHPVAITTPMPMNIAGPLNIAMRPMETMPFLSQVLPSSPPW
- the vezf1a gene encoding vascular endothelial zinc finger 1 isoform X4 produces the protein MEPSWSSFLFQQANEALHHQHQVGPNSLLPLLTSGAETQDQKPVVPIPLDQKPPVSAADLLKDNVASGTGGGGVGGGGPMPMVKKEHKTKTPFICGYCSKAFRDSYHLRRHESCHTGVKMVSRPKKATPAAPTMVPLISTMARENSGNPSYVSTVAGILTTTTSAAVPGAAPGAGHQGAPKKPAKPVKKNHGCEMCGKAFRDVYHLNRHKLSHSDEKPFECPICQQRFKRKDRMTYHVRSHDGGVHKPPDHLSCHVKHVHSSERPFKCQVTACTSAFATKDRLRSHMIRHEGKVTCNICGKMLSAAYITSHLKTHGQANFSNSCSKGDWQWNSPGLRKDSNEVCNSASATPVTASAPITTAMNRGNASNPVTIAAQMNITTNTVNITSPVSLQHPVTITGPVNIASVNIPATAPMNIAHPVAITTPMPMNIAGPLNIAMRPMETMPFLSQVLPSSPPW
- the vezf1a gene encoding vascular endothelial zinc finger 1 isoform X3; the protein is MEPSWSSFLFQQANEALHHQHQVGPNSLLPLLTSGAETQDQKPVVPIPLDQKPPVSAADLLKDNVASGTGGGGVGGGGPMPMVKKEHKTKTPFICGYCSKAFRDSYHLRRHESCHTGVKMVSRPKKATPAAPTMVPLISTMARENSGNPSYVSTVAGILTTTTSAAVPGAAPGAGHQGAPKKPAKPVKKNHGCEMCGKAFRDVYHLNRHKLSHSDEKPFECPICQQRFKRKDRMTYHVRSHDGGVHKPYVCSVCGKGFSRPDHLSCHVKHVHSSERPFKCQVTACTSAFATKDRLRSHMIRHEGKVTCNICGKMLSAAYITSHLKTHGQANFSNSCSKDSNEVCNSASATPVTASAPITTAMNRGNASNPVTIAAQMNITTNTVNITSPVSLQHPVTITGPVNIASVNIPATAPMNIAHPVAITTPMPMNIAGPLNIAMRPMETMPFLSQVLPSSPPW
- the vezf1a gene encoding vascular endothelial zinc finger 1 isoform X2, with the protein product MEPSWSSFLFQANEALHHQHQVGPNSLLPLLTSGAETQDQKPVVPIPLDQKPPVSAADLLKDNVASGTGGGGVGGGGPMPMVKKEHKTKTPFICGYCSKAFRDSYHLRRHESCHTGVKMVSRPKKATPAAPTMVPLISTMARENSGNPSYVSTVAGILTTTTSAAVPGAAPGAGHQGAPKKPAKPVKKNHGCEMCGKAFRDVYHLNRHKLSHSDEKPFECPICQQRFKRKDRMTYHVRSHDGGVHKPYVCSVCGKGFSRPDHLSCHVKHVHSSERPFKCQVTACTSAFATKDRLRSHMIRHEGKVTCNICGKMLSAAYITSHLKTHGQANFSNSCSKGDWQWNSPGLRKDSNEVCNSASATPVTASAPITTAMNRGNASNPVTIAAQMNITTNTVNITSPVSLQHPVTITGPVNIASVNIPATAPMNIAHPVAITTPMPMNIAGPLNIAMRPMETMPFLSQVLPSSPPW